Part of the Nocardia farcinica genome, GCCGCTGATGTCGAACAGCAGGGACAGGACCCGGTGCCGCAGGGCTCGGCTGCCCGGCTCGTGGGCGAGGTGTGCGACCACGTCGGCGAGCACGTCGAGGGCGCGCAGGCCCGCGGAGTCCACGCCCCAGACGGCGGCGCCGACGGCGGGGATGTCGGTGAGCAGGCGTTCGTACTCGGCGCGGCGGGCTGGCTCGGCGGCTGCCAGCCAGTGGCGGCGCAGCTCGGGCCCGGCGTGGGCGACGAGGGTGGCCGCGGCGGGCGGTATCAGAGGTAGCCGGGTGCCGACGGCGATGCCGGGCGGGATCGGGCCGTGCTCGTCGATCACCGCGTCGAAGCGGAGCTCGCCGCCGTCGAGGTGCAGCAGCGCCACGCCGCAGTCCACCGTGCGGGCCAGCGCGCGCAGTTCGGCCTCCACCGGATCCGGCATCGCGGCCCCGGCGATCCGGCGCAGGGCGGGGCCGAGTTCGTAGCTGAGGTCCGCGCGGCGTCGGACCCACGCCCGCTGGTGCAAGCCCTGCAGCACCGCGCCGACCGTCGACCGGCTCAATCCCAGTGCGTCGGCGACCTGCGCGGACGTGCGCGGTCCGTCGGCGGCGAGCATTTCCACCACCGACACGACCCGTTGCGTGGGCGGCGACACCGATTCGGTCTTGTCAGCGGCCATCCGTCCTCTTACAGTCGGCAGTACAGTTATTCGCATCCACCAGTGCGAATATTCGCATCAGGAGTTGCCGATGTCAACACCGACCAGCCTCGACGGTCTCGATTTCGCCTTCCACGACCTACCGGACCTGCATGCCACCCTCGCCGACCTGCGCCGCCGCGCACCCTGGGCGACGGTGCCGTTCGCGGGCTCGCGCGGGATCCTGCTGCTGACGCACGACCTGGTCGCGGCCGCCTTCAAGGACGAGGTCACCTTCCCCGCCGCCGTCACCTACCGGCTCACCACCGGACCCGTGCTCGGGCACACCCTGCAATGCATGCAGGGCAGGGAGCACCGCATCGCCCGCGGCATCGCCACCCCGCCGTTGCGCCGCGCCAAGGTAGCCGCACTGGTCGAGCCGCTGCTGGAGCCGCTCGCGCACGAGCTGATCGACGACTTCGCCGACCGGGGCACCGCCGATCTGGTCGCCGAATTCACCACCCGCTACCCGGTACTGGTGATCAGCAGACTGCTCGGCCTGCCGAACGCCGACGAGGCGACCGTGCACCGCTGGGCGCGCGATCTGTTCCACTTTCCGCTCGACCCCGACGCCGCACGACGCGCCTCCCGCGAATTCACCGCCTACGTCACGCCGGTCCTGGCCGAGCGCAGACGTGCCCCGGGCGACGACCTGATCTCGCTGCTGGTCACCACCTCGGCGGAGGGGGAGCACCTCACCGACGAACAGGTGCTCTCGTTCCTGCGCCTGCTGTTCCCGGCCGGTGCCGACACCACGATGCTCGGGCTCGGCAACATCCTCTCGGCGCTGCTCACCCACCCCGAGCAGCTGGCCAGGGTCGCCGCCGACCCGGACGAATGGGTGCGGTGGGCGGTCTGGGAGGGGCTGCGATGGGAGCCCCCGGTCGGCCTGCTGCCGCGCGCCTGCCCGGAAGCGGTTGAGTGGCACGGCATCTCGATCCCGGCGGGCACGCCGATGATCTTCGCGATCACCGCCGCACACCGCGATCCCGGCCACTACCCCGACCCGGATCGGTTCGACATCACCCGGCAGGCGACGGCGATGCTCTCGTTCGGGCAGGGCCCGCACAGCTGCCCCGGCAACTGGCTCGCCCTCGCGGAACTCACCACCGCGCTCGGTGCGTTGCTGGCGCGCCTGCCCGGACTCCGCCTGCGGCCCGGCGCCGCCGACCGGGCCCGGGTGACCAGTCAGGTCGGCACGGCGTTGCGCGGACCGAACGCGCTGGCCGTCGAATGGGACCGCTGAGTATTCAGCCCTGCGGCTGGAACCGCACCCGCACCGAGACGCCGCCGCGCTCGTCCTTGGTGGCGACGGCGTGCCCGCGCCGGTCGAT contains:
- a CDS encoding MarR family transcriptional regulator, with translation MAADKTESVSPPTQRVVSVVEMLAADGPRTSAQVADALGLSRSTVGAVLQGLHQRAWVRRRADLSYELGPALRRIAGAAMPDPVEAELRALARTVDCGVALLHLDGGELRFDAVIDEHGPIPPGIAVGTRLPLIPPAAATLVAHAGPELRRHWLAAAEPARRAEYERLLTDIPAVGAAVWGVDSAGLRALDVLADVVAHLAHEPGSRALRHRVLSLLFDISGTAHDPRALAADNPLPVSYLAAPVLAPDGTPRAELLIGPLRASVPKPDRDHYLAALTESARTIGRTSPPR
- a CDS encoding cytochrome P450, which codes for MSTPTSLDGLDFAFHDLPDLHATLADLRRRAPWATVPFAGSRGILLLTHDLVAAAFKDEVTFPAAVTYRLTTGPVLGHTLQCMQGREHRIARGIATPPLRRAKVAALVEPLLEPLAHELIDDFADRGTADLVAEFTTRYPVLVISRLLGLPNADEATVHRWARDLFHFPLDPDAARRASREFTAYVTPVLAERRRAPGDDLISLLVTTSAEGEHLTDEQVLSFLRLLFPAGADTTMLGLGNILSALLTHPEQLARVAADPDEWVRWAVWEGLRWEPPVGLLPRACPEAVEWHGISIPAGTPMIFAITAAHRDPGHYPDPDRFDITRQATAMLSFGQGPHSCPGNWLALAELTTALGALLARLPGLRLRPGAADRARVTSQVGTALRGPNALAVEWDR